Proteins from a single region of Parasedimentitalea psychrophila:
- the era gene encoding GTPase Era has translation MSTRAGFVALIGEPNAGKSTLLNRMVGAKVSIVTHKVQTTRARIRGVAMDGQNQIVFVDTPGLFAPRRRLDRAMVAAAWGGAADADVIVLMVEAHRGVTEGVEKILEGLAEIGKGRTVTLAINKIDKVPTEKLLGLAQKLNESYDFSETFMISAEKGHGVEDLRSWLGAKVPEGPWLYPEDQIADLPLRMIAAEMTREKLTLRLHQELPYQMTVETEGWEDRKDGSVKIDQVVYVVRDGHKGIVLGKGGETIKAIGQASRTELTEFLDRKVHLFLQVKVRPNWQDESERYSQMGLDFKDGN, from the coding sequence ATGAGTACTCGTGCCGGATTTGTGGCTCTGATTGGTGAACCAAACGCAGGCAAGTCGACGCTGCTGAACCGCATGGTCGGGGCCAAGGTTTCGATCGTCACCCATAAGGTGCAGACCACCCGCGCGCGCATTCGTGGCGTGGCGATGGACGGTCAAAACCAGATCGTGTTTGTCGATACGCCGGGCCTGTTTGCACCGCGCCGCCGGTTGGACCGCGCCATGGTTGCGGCCGCCTGGGGCGGCGCTGCGGATGCGGATGTGATCGTGCTGATGGTCGAGGCCCACCGGGGCGTCACCGAGGGGGTGGAGAAGATCCTGGAAGGCCTGGCCGAGATTGGCAAGGGCCGCACTGTGACGCTGGCCATCAACAAGATCGACAAGGTTCCGACCGAAAAACTGTTGGGTCTGGCGCAGAAGCTGAACGAGAGCTACGATTTTTCCGAGACCTTTATGATTTCGGCGGAAAAAGGTCATGGGGTTGAGGATCTGCGCAGCTGGTTGGGGGCTAAGGTGCCCGAAGGTCCGTGGCTGTATCCCGAGGATCAGATTGCCGATCTGCCACTGCGGATGATTGCCGCTGAGATGACCCGAGAAAAGCTGACGCTGCGGCTGCATCAGGAATTGCCCTATCAGATGACGGTCGAGACCGAAGGCTGGGAAGATCGCAAGGACGGCTCGGTCAAGATTGATCAGGTGGTCTATGTGGTGCGTGACGGCCACAAGGGCATTGTGCTGGGCAAGGGGGGCGAGACCATCAAAGCTATTGGTCAGGCCTCCCGGACCGAGCTGACGGAGTTCCTAGACCGCAAGGTTCACCTGTTCCTGCAGGTCAAAGTGCGGCCGAACTGGCAGGACGAGTCCGAGCGTTATTCGCAGATGGGGCTGGACTTTAAGGACGGCAACTAG
- the rnc gene encoding ribonuclease III yields MKLSKEMRGFQDRIGHQFAQPELLVRALTHASISSATRSDNQRLEFLGDRVLGLVMATALLDDDKSASEGQLAPRFNAMVRKEACADVAREIDLGEVLKLGRSEMMSGGRRKLALLGDAMEAVIAAVYKDAGFEAAQAMILRLWASRINAVEDDARDAKTSLQELVQAKGETPPAYQLVSRTGPDHQPVFTIMVRLNDGAEAQATAGSKRQAEQAAATALLSKLEQK; encoded by the coding sequence GTGAAGCTGTCAAAAGAAATGCGGGGCTTTCAGGATCGGATCGGGCATCAGTTTGCCCAGCCCGAACTGTTGGTGCGGGCGCTGACCCATGCCTCGATCTCGTCTGCGACGCGCAGCGACAATCAGCGGCTGGAGTTTCTGGGCGACCGGGTGCTGGGGCTGGTGATGGCGACGGCGCTGCTCGACGATGACAAATCTGCATCCGAGGGCCAGTTGGCGCCACGGTTTAATGCTATGGTGCGCAAAGAGGCCTGTGCGGATGTGGCCCGCGAGATCGACCTGGGCGAAGTGTTGAAGCTGGGGCGGTCGGAAATGATGTCGGGTGGGCGGCGCAAGCTGGCGCTGCTGGGCGATGCCATGGAGGCGGTGATTGCCGCGGTCTATAAGGACGCCGGGTTTGAGGCGGCGCAGGCGATGATCCTGCGGCTTTGGGCCAGCCGGATTAACGCGGTCGAGGATGACGCGCGGGATGCCAAGACCTCGCTGCAAGAACTGGTTCAGGCCAAGGGGGAGACGCCTCCTGCCTATCAGCTGGTGTCGCGCACCGGGCCAGATCATCAGCCGGTGTTTACCATTATGGTACGGCTGAACGACGGGGCCGAGGCGCAAGCCACGGCTGGATCAAAACGACAGGCCGAACAGGCCGCAGCCACTGCGCTGCTAAGTAAACTGGAGCAAAAATAA
- a CDS encoding DUF1491 family protein produces MTRLTAEFWVQAYLTRLRLQGIPGFVVAHGDDTAGTVLVKLNTLDGQAIAFQRSYDLMSNERRWIELVSGDEREVDVSVRKQQDFDPDLWVIEVEDRQGRHLLDEPGLA; encoded by the coding sequence ATGACCCGTCTGACAGCCGAATTCTGGGTGCAGGCCTATCTGACGCGGCTCAGGCTGCAGGGAATTCCGGGTTTTGTGGTGGCCCATGGCGATGACACGGCCGGCACGGTCCTGGTCAAGCTGAACACGTTGGACGGTCAGGCGATTGCGTTTCAGCGCTCCTATGATTTGATGAGCAATGAACGCCGATGGATCGAACTGGTCAGCGGCGATGAGCGCGAGGTGGATGTCTCGGTGCGCAAGCAACAGGATTTCGACCCCGATCTATGGGTGATCGAGGTCGAGGATCGCCAAGGCCGTCATCTGTTGGATGAACCGGGGCTGGCGTAG